A stretch of DNA from Rhizoctonia solani chromosome 9, complete sequence:
CAGAGGCCGATGAACTGGCGGAAGccatggaagcacaatggagaGAAGTCAAATCCGCCCTCCGGCATTCTAAACAACGGATGGTAGCCGGAGAACACGGAAGCCCAACAGAGTTTGAGgttggagaagaagtatgGCTTGATGCGAAAAACGTTAAACTCAAAACCTTAAGCCccaagctaacggaacaacgcttaggACCATTCAAAGTCAtggaaaaaatctccaaccgcGCTTACAGGCTAGAACTCCCACCAACCATGCGCATCCATAACGTATTTTACGTGGGATTATtgtctaaagtcaaaagggacaacaAACGGGCCTTCAAGAACCGTCCACCACCAGTtaccgtggatggggaagaagagtacgaGGTTGAAGGAATAACGGATGCAGAGGAACGcaacggaaaatggttcttccgagtcaaatggaaaggctatggcCCCGAGgagaacacatgggaacctcgAGAGAACCTGAAAAATGCGGGAAAAATTTTGAAGAAATACAAGGAAgacatgagaaagaaggccctcggcgctgccaaggcccttaaggggggggcagtgtcgtagacacagttgataccagggaatttatccccattttctcgaatttaaacgaagacaaacggacgacattttcaatcacgtgacctcggcgcttataacatacgctaagcgccgagccacgtccccttccgcgcttagtcagcatacgtagccacctccacctgatgacatcactatgacacgtcagtgacacgtatgcatgagtaaggccaactgaggaacggggttcttatttgatacggtattgcatataaatgtatttgtaattagttagctctgtaatatataaggaggccaaccaaccatggtaacacccaggttgattacctcttgttgcatccactcagtgtacaagggccttacagcccagcaattacttagttaagccacttagatagtccacaccgccttaagcggctttgtcgttgtacttagatagctcgtcaccgccttaagcggtcttgtcgtcgtaggatagctgctcgTCGCCGCAGATAGGTTCGTCGTTGCCTTACTGCGActttctcattgtacaccgcggccacaagcgccatccccctcgacgccctaacggacgtctaggacaagaAGTGTACTGCagactgtgcagaagcatgggaCATGTCCAAGCACCCTTGgtatggcatcttggcaggtcttggtgcagcatcttggcttgataagcaccaagatcacatgatcaaaaaagtgAAGGTAaagagtccataaaaaatagtaaaaatatgagaaaaaaCAGGCAGTTCTGGTGGTATAAGTTGTAAGGGTGTAACaagctctatggcttagtggtcaagctggttcaaatccagctagttctattttcctctatTTATGACAATTGCTCTCATGACCCTTCTGTGATTGCCTGACTTAGTAACATGTATTCTTAAAAAGTTCACCCCTGTAGTGCAAATACATGTACTTCCTGTGTTTGTTTTGATGCTTATCCAATTCTGCAGTTGCACAGTGTCTGTGCTTTGATTGCAGCAACTGTGCTTTGATCTGATCTTCAAAGCACAGTCACTGCAGATTAGGAAAGCATTAGGTAACCCCCAGTAGCATAGCTACTTCTTTATGTATATACAGGGGTCCTTCCTAAATAGGAAGGACACCCTGCTCTTTACCACTTTACAATCCATTACAGTTTCACTTCACTTTGTGATTACTTGCTTGAGCTTCATTTAGCTCCAATACAATACTATCTCACCTGCATATCTACTTGTGTGGCCTAGCACTCACTGCTTGCTTGAGTACCAATTGCCTCTCTGGCAGCTATTCAACTTAAGGGTAAGCCCAAACTAATACCAGGTAGCCCTCCTAAGCCATAGCACTAGCTCTTGGGGCTTGAGTTAAACTCTGCTCTGCATTGATTGCTAGTTACACATTGTATCTGCCTTGTATAGGCCTTTGTGTGATCTAGTACTGTATTGGGACTCCTTGTTGCTTACATCAAGTAGTACCAATCCATTACACCTTACTGTTAGCTGGTCTAGGTTACTAAGAgtacaacaaactaacttgCTTTAGTTACATTGTCAGTTGCTGTTGGTTATTGCCTCATCTGACTAAGTCACCTGAGACATTACATCCTTTTGACTTGTAACAGCTGGAACATCAGCACCATAACAAGGCATTTGCATCCACATGCCAACTTTTTGAGCATGACTTAAACTGCATTGAGTATGTATTCTACTGTCCATATATTCACCACCCATATTCATGGAATAATCATATGGGTAGTTGTTTTCCTCATGTTATTAACCTTGCTGCCCAAGCCATTCAAGATACCCTTGCAGCTGGTGCTCATTATTTTGAAGACAAAGTTCTTGCCCAAGGGGACCAGATTGATTACAATGTTTGAGAATACCTGGATGCACCCAAGTTATGTCCAACTGATTTGTGTCACAAATCAATCAAGGCAATGCATACTAGCAGTCTCTAATGTGAAGGCCTCTGCAACATGATACAAGAGTGTAGCTTGAAGCAATAAACAAATCAGGCTCTCACCTTTGGCTTGGAGCATTAGCAAAGAAATTTAACAATCTCCTAGTCAAAGGTACTTTTGCCTACGTTTTGTAACTCCCATCTGGTTATGAGTCCCTTAAAGGAATGCTGGTGTTTACTATTAATGTTGATGGGACATATAAACTAGGTCTAGTTATCAAAGAACGTGCACAACAACTGGGTTGCGACTACAAGGAAACATTCCCCCCAGTCACCCAATCCGCATCAATATGCCTTGTTGTTGGCATTGCTCTGCAAACCAGTCTAACAATCTACGCCGCCAATTTCACAGTGGCATTCCTCAACGGGGAGCTGAAGGAGGAGATCTGTATGGAGCAGCTTGAGGGATGGAGTGCCCTGCCCAAGGATCAAAAATCTTACCTCAAAGTTGTTCAGACACTCTATGGTCTGGGACAGGCCGGTTGTCTATGGTACAAATGCCTCTCCACAGCTCTTGCCGACCTAGAATTTGTTTGCTTCAACTCGGACAACTGCGTTTTCATGCCCAGAAGAAAGGATACTGGGCTAATCCTGATTGCTGTCCATGTCAACAACTTGACCGGTGCAACTTCAAACGATTCTGTGTGGAGCCAGTTCTGCGATGAGCTCAACGCTAAGCACGAACTAAAGAACCTAGGCCGTGCAAAGGAACTATTAGGACTGGAAATCACACAAGACTCTCAGACTGGCACGGCTTCGATAACACAGACCCGATATATTGAAGAACTAGCCAAACAGTACAACGTGTCCCATCTTCCTCCCCTATCACTCCCACTCCTTCCCCGACAGAAGTTTTCAAAGGTACAGTGCCCGACATTGGAGGAGGAAAAAGTCAAGATGAAGGGCGTTCCTTACTTAGCCTTGGTAGCACGGTGAACCCCCAAGGTTCGGAtctttggcaaaatccgacccccGGGTTCGGATTCTCAGCGCTCACGCCTGAGATATGAAGGCAAAGCTCAAATTCAGGGTTCGGATTTTTGGCAAAAGGGTCCGGATAATCCGAACCTTCTGGTTTCACGGTGTAGGCGCGCTAGTATGTATATGATGCCAAACTCGCCTGACGTATCTTATGCGGTATGCACATTATCATGTTTTAGTTTCAATCCTGGCTTGATACACTGGGAAGCCTTGCCTGGTGTCCTGCGATACTTGCGAAACACCTCAACGAAAGGGATATCGTACTCGCGCTCTGGATCCAAATGCTTATTGATCTATTCTGATGCGGACTATGGTATATGCCCGGACACCTGTAAGTCTACGACAGGATGGGCCATAGCCCTGTGTAGAGGCCTCATCAGCTGGTGTAGCAAACTTCAGTCTGTCATCGCCCAATCGACCATGGAAGCTGAAAACATAGCGATGTCGATGGCATGCAGAGAGGGATTTTGGACTCGGAGCTGGCTCGCCGAACTAGAAGGTTTTCATCCCGGTCAATGACCGGTCCCGACCCTACTGTTCTGTGACAACCAGGCCGCAATTGCCATCAATCTAAATCCCGAATCACACCAGTTGGCCAAACATACTGCTATTCGATAACACTATGTATTCGGACAGGTAGCTCAAGAGGAGTACACAATATATCACGTCTCTTCACGAGATCAACTGGCCAACTTTCTTACCAAGTCCACCATGAAATAAGTCTTCCAGCACCGCCGCACTCGGGCTGGAATCCTATAGCTCCGAACTCATTCTTCTTACTTTCTCCTGACCTGTTATCACTTCTACTTTCATGAACCCTTGTAATCTTCTAGTTTTATCCTGTATTTTTTTTCCTGCTTGTAGTTCGCGTCTAGAACCAGGGGGAGTGTTAGGTGCGCGGCACGCCAGCGCCGCCACGTGATCGTGTGGTCCTCGACGGAACGGATGTCCTACCCCTATTCAGATAGGGGATCCATATATTCCTGTGTCAGTGGTCCCGCTCCTGCACGCTCATCTCCCACCGTACTGAGACGTCCCCATGCAGGTGTTAGGCACCCGACACTTAGTCAGCAGGGCATAGCTCACGACGGTATCGTTACAATACGGATGGGTTTTGACATTCCTTCTGATGAGACGCTGATGAGACGAATCCAAAATCGGTCTCGTCTCGTCTCTCCCCAGCTCGTGGCAACGCTATCCGCAGGCTTcgtcgcaaaacgtccaACCGTAACAAAGTCACATAACACATGAGGTTCATACAATGTCCTTGTCAGCCATGCTTACCGAGATTGATGAATATCATGAACGCTAATATTTATTAATGGCAATACTGGCCTCACAGTACAAGGTAATTGATGATGTGAGCGATATATGTCAGATGTCAACTCAACCTCACATTAGTATAGATGGCTAGCATTTACTTAGAGATTGGGGACCATTAGAGTACTAAGAACCGGTCGAGATAAGGCACTGCAGAATGGTATTGAATCAGACCCTCCCAATGTGGGCAGTCTAGCATCGTGTTTGGGCTTCAAGTTTGACGGGTGGTAGATTATTGAGGAAACTCCTAACAATAGGTACTGGCAAGTCAATAATATAAATTCTCGAATCGAAAGCAGCGCTTTTATGAAAATTTCGCGTCAAGTTGCTTTATTCTCTCCGAAGGGACATAccgtgcatatatgcaactcCGTACGTACACGTATGGCAGCTGGCACATTTGAAATGTACAGCGATCGCACAATTATGGCAGATTATCCTAACACGTGATCTATACATACAGAAAGGCCCACCACCCTACCATTTAAAACAGGGCGGTGGCCGTTCTTCCCACCTCAGGTTGAAATGGACTCGAACTCCGGGTCGTCAGACTCAAAAGGACTTTCCCGAGCTCGCAATTATGTCAAGACTTTGGGCCGAAAAGCAAAAAGCAAGCTCAGGTCCTTGTCTCAATCTACATCTACACTACCTATGGGCGAACTAGAATCAGACTCAGCAGCGATCCCCCTCGTCTCTCCTTACCGGATGTCTACATTCTCCGGCCATGACGCGTCTTCAATCCCGCCCAAAGTCCATCGATCCGAACCCGCCCTCAGTGCAGACCCATCTCTCCAAACTAAACCTCAGATATCCCTATCCGAGTCGTTACCTGGTGGAACGGAAACCACAAGCACGGGATGGGAGGGCCTGCGGTCTACTCTCCGAGTATTGCATAGTGCCATTGAGACATTCCCCCCACTCCAATCGGCAATTGGTTCTTTGGTTGGCTGTCTAGGCCTTTTTGAGGTTTGGTTCCGATTCCAAGTACTTATGAGCTGGTGTACTGATATTAAGCTTTTAGACCGCTTTCAAGAATCAACAAAGTCAAGATGATCTAGCAGCGGAACTTCGGCAAAGTGTAGTATTTCTGACACAGTATCTTCAAGATCCGCAGTCGGCACATATGGTTGGCGCAATTAACGGTATATCCAAGTAGGCAGCCCAACCCAGCATTACGTTAGGGTAATTGATCATTCCGGCTACTTAAGAAacattgacaaagagctcaaatcaatcaTCGAATCTCAAGAGCAAAGTAAAGGAAAACAGATTGTTGCAGCTAAGCATAACGAAGACCTATTGTTGAGGGATTACAGGCGAATAGAGAATTTATTTCGTCGACTACAGGTGAGTGGTGGTTATATGAAGCTTGGATGCATATTTAAAGTACATAGATCGAAGTCAGCATGAGTGCATGGAGCGTTGCGCATGAACATCTCGTGGTGAGACTAAATCTCCTTCCCTTTGAAGTTTATATTTTTCATTCCTAGTTTGTAGGTCACTCGACTTGAGAATTTGACTCCAGCTAAACTGGCTGCCTATGACTCGACCCATGGCACAGAAGTCAACCGTCGTACTTGCACAAAGAACACGAGAGAAATGATTTTGCATGACTTGAATCATTGGTCTGACGACACGGATGCTAAACGAATATATTGGATGAATGGTATGGCTGGTACTGGTAAAACAACAATTGCGTGTAGCCTGGCTCAAGCGCTCGAAGCCCGCGGTCAACTAGGAGGTAGCTTCTTTTGCTCTAGAGCATCCCCCGAGTGTCGAGACGCTAATCGGATCGTACCAACCATCTCGTACCAATTGGCTCAGTACTCGACTCCGTTCCGTGCAGCATTGTTTCAAGTCCTTGACGAAGATCCCGACGTTGGTTCCCGAAACATCACCTCGCAGTTCGAAAGGCTTCTGAGAAATCCGTTGATGGAATCGAGGAATCAACTAATAGGCAATGCTGTAATCGTGATCGACGCACTCGATGAATGCGAGAGCCCAAGTGCTGTCAAACTCGTCTTGGAAGCACTACTGAAGTGTACATCTGGCCTTCCGATCAAGTTCCTTGTCACGAGCCGGCCTGATCCAAGGATCTACGATAAAATATCCCAAAACAGCCACCCTCAAGGCATGATGCATTTGCACGAGATTGAACACTCTATAGTTCGAGCAGATATTGAATTATACTTGAAGGAAGAGCTTTCAGATATGGCGCCTAAGGAATCTCAAATCCTCCAACTGAGTAATCTTGCCGGTAACCTGTTCATATATGCGGCCACTGCGGTCCGATATATTCAACCCGATGATGTGTTTGTAGACTCGGAAGACCGacttgaaaatgttctcaaCACCCAGCTTGCGTCCACTAAGAGGCTCGCAGACCTCGACAATTTATACAGGGCAATACTCGTCACAGCACTCAAGAACGAAAAGCTCGAAAAGGAGGAAGCTCTACGCATCCAACTTGTTTTATGGACTGTCGTTTGCTCAAGAGAGCCAATGGATATAAACACAGTCACCATGCTAGTCGACAAGGGCGAAACAAAGCACATTTTCACAGCGCTCAAACCACTTCGGTCCGTATTGCATATGTCAGAAGCTACTGGACTAGTGTCGGCGTTacatgcttccttttccgACTATATACTTAATCGGGAACGGGCAAATGAATTCTTTTGTGATAAAGAGGCTCATCATCTGGTCCTTGCTTCTCGGTGCTTTGATATAATGAGCGCTACCTTACGCTTTAACATTTGTGACCTGGCTTCATCCTTTGTCCCTGATTCTGCTGTTCCGAACCTTGAAATGCACGCGACTGCCCGGATATCTTCACCTTTATTTTATGCTTGCCGTTATTGGGGAGATCATTTTGTTCTTGCTTCCGAATCCGGGAAAATAGGGCAGAAACTGAGCGAATTCCTGACGCACCGGCTTCTTTTCTGGATGGAAGCTATGAATCTGAAGAACTGCCTAAAAGCGGGTCTTTTGGTACTAGTGGGTGCTCAAAAGCGGATCATGGTACGTAAAACTAGAGTATTGAAGATGGATGGTGTCTGATGCATTTCATCAGACTTGTCGCGAATATCGAAGCTGTCGAAGAAGTATCGCCGATGCTCACACCTTCCTCACCCGAATCGTTGCTACCCCAATTGTGCAGTCGACCCCACACCTATATATCCGCGTTTCAGTTCTGTCCAAGATCCAGCTCCGTATTCAATAATTACGAGGGCATGATACAAGAACGCATGAACGTGAGCGGAACCGCCATGATGCGACGTGATACAGCGCCTCTAGCAATATGGAGTACCGAGCATGGCCTCAATTGCTTCGTACTCTTTCCAGACGGCACTCGCATTGCCTCTGGCTCGTCTGAGGGTACTATAAGTGTCTGGGATACAGCCAATGGGACACTCGTTGTTGGACCAACTGAGCCTCGTGGTCACAGCGTCCTCGCGATAGGAGTTTCGCCTGATGGTCAGCTAATCGCGGCCGGATATGAGGATGGCACCGTATCTACTTGGAATACAACAACCGGTTCGCCAGTATCCGGACCATTTAATGGCCACTTTGACAGCGTATTAGCGGTGACATTTTCCCACGACAATATGCGTATTTTCTCTGGATCTAGGGATCATACTATACGAATTCGGAATGCATTCACTGGTGTCCTCACTACTGGGCCTCTCGAAGGGCATGCCGGCAGTGTCCATTCTATTTCAGTGTCACCTGACGGTAAACTTATCGTTTCGGGTTCGGCCGACTACAGCATCCGTATCTGGAACTCGATTGATGGAACACCAATAGGGATTCCTCTAGTGGGGCACAGTGGCACCGTGTGGTCTGTCCAGTTTTCTCCCGACGGTACCAGCATAGTCTCAGGGGCGGACGACAATCTCGTAGTGGTGTGGGATGTAAGCGACAGACAATCCATCTCTGTACGGTCAAAGCTCGAGGGACATGAAGAAGGCGTTGTATGCGTGGGGTTCTCTCCGGGTAACGAATATATCGTGTCTGGTTCATACGACGGTACCATCCGTACGTGGGATGCCATCAATGGTGTCCTGATTTCCGGTCCGTTTGAAAGGCGCAATATAGGCTTCCGTTCTGTAGGCTTTTCTCCTTATGGCACCTGGTTTTATTCCGGTTCTTCCGACGGCACAATTTGTCTCTGGGATGCTACCTCCAGAGCCATTCTGGACGGATTCCCTCGTGGCCACACTAGGAGCGTAGAATCAGTCCAGTTTTCGTTAGATGGTACGCATATCATCTCTGGTTCCGAGGACCATACTATATGTGTGTGGGACTCTCGCGAAGGCAATTTGGCGGTTGGGCCATTCAGGGGGCATACGGCTGGTGTGATATCAACCGCGCTATCTCCCGACGGTACTCGAATAGTATCTGGTGCATTTGATCGAACTATCTGCATATGGGATTCGGCAGACGGTAGACTCCTGCTTGGCCCGTTTCGGGAGCACAAAGATTGGGTAAAATGTGTGGAGTTTTCGCCCGATGGCGCCTCTTTTGTCTCATGTTCAGACGATGGGACTATATGCGTGTGGGATACGATGCGAGGCGTTCCGCTTGTGGGGCCATTTAGGCAGCATAACAGTAGCGTGCGCTCCGTAGGattctcgcctgatggtGCATGCCTGGTTTCCGGGGCTTCCGACGGTACCATTTGTATATCGGACTCGGCCACAGGGAAGCTACTGCACGGCCCATTCAAAAGGCATAGCGACTGGATCAGCTCCGTGTCATTCTCTCCCGATGGCCGATTCATTGCTTCTGGCGCTGGGGTCAAAGACCGCACCATCTGTATCTGGAGTGCGGATGGTGAAATGTTGATGTGTGGTCCACTACGGGGCCATGAAGGCGGAGTGTTGGCGGTGTCGTTTTCTTCTGATAGCCAGCGAATCGTTTCCAGCTCGGACGACCGTACTATCCGAGTGTGGGACACACAAAGTGGCGACCTCATATTTGGGCCACTCAAAGCACATCATCAAAGCGTTCGCTCCGTTCGtttctcacccgacggtaCTCGCATCGTGACCGGCTCCCGTGACCAAACTATACGCATACATGATATCGAACACTCTAGCGATCACAGCGATGCCCTGAACGGGATATGGGAGATAACGGATGATGGCTGGTTCAAAAACGAGAAAGCGCAACTCCTTTTCTGGGTCCCTCCGGAGATCAGGCGTTCGTTTCCGAGGCCATACAACCCATTGACTATTGGTCCAGAAGGATCGATTCAAGTTGACTACAGTCGACTGCGCCTAGGAGTGAATTGGCAAGAGTGCTATAAACCCAACTAATTGGGGATCCGCCTTTTCTTTGCAGGAATAGTACTTTCGTGTTTCGATGCTCGATGAGGTGTTTATTCATTCACAAGATTTCGTAGAGGGGTTCCCTGATCTTACCAGCAATCAAAGTGTGCTTGATGTCTTGTGGTTCTTTCTACATTTAGTCGCGATAACATGAATATCGGTCATGAAAATCCTCTATAAATGTGTCCTATTTGTTCACTATCTTCCTGTGCATTCCAATGTACGAGGTTATTAATTATGTAGCTATCGTAGAGCCAGTTTGTCACTGCTACCAGTTTCTGTATTCAAACTTACATATGCATCTTCGTTGATTTTAGATAACAATAGCCTGCCAAGTGGTCCCCACGCTTTTGTTAACATTGGTGATATTATTCTCCACGTCTTCACTTGTCTCTTGAGGGAGGAGTTAGGATGAAACCCTAGCACTAAAGCAACAAATCACCCGAGTCTGGCTTGTTAATTACTGGAAAGCAACACCCAAACCAATCAAACCCCCTAAAAAAGGTACTCAAcgtcactgtacaaggttataatgctgaaaatcagtgcgtgtgtttaagtgagaattgagctgaaatcaagatcaatacatactgattttaggtatcaattcttccatagtctgattcatgctgagggaggcacactaacattgtaattttcagaccatatcctactgaaaaaagggatcttttactgatgtactgattttcaggatcttatcacaccacagtggcGTCAACAACACAACTTCAAAAATCTCTCCGCATACCAATCTCTCAAACAATCAAGGTAGACCAAATTTTTGATAAATAATCCTAAAACAGCTTGTTATTGTATTTGACCAACATGGAAAAGCAATGAATGCTAGTGCCAGTGCTGTGGTTGGATGTTTTGCAATGAGACCTGCAGAGACTCAAAATAGCAACTTAGCCGGGGCATGTAACAAGCCATGTCACAACCACTTTTTCTTTGGATTCATATTTTGAGGGCTACATAGAAACAAGACAAACCACTCTGATAGTTACATAAGGGGGGGGGCAGGGAAGGAAATTAGAACACAAAATCACAGACAATAGTTAAACCATTACCAAAGGGTCAGCTTGCACTGGTCTATCCAGGTTCCTCATGTCTCCATGGTGTGGCCATGGATGGGGGGTTGGGCTGCCCCCTGAGcttgttggggttggggt
This window harbors:
- a CDS encoding Vegetative incompatibility protein HET-E-1, with amino-acid sequence MGELESDSAAIPLVSPYRMSTFSGHDASSIPPKVHRSEPALSADPSLQTKPQISLSESLPGGTETTSTGWEGLRSTLRVLHSAIETFPPLQSAIGSLVGCLGLFETAFKNQQSQDDLAAELRQSVVFLTQYLQDPQSAHMVGAINGISKNIDKELKSIIESQEQSKGKQIVAAKHNEDLLLRDYRRIENLFRRLQIEVSMSAWSVAHEHLVVTRLENLTPAKLAAYDSTHGTEVNRRTCTKNTREMILHDLNHWSDDTDAKRIYWMNGMAGTGKTTIACSLAQALEARGQLGGSFFCSRASPECRDANRIVPTISYQLAQYSTPFRAALFQVLDEDPDVGSRNITSQFERLLRNPLMESRNQLIGNAVIVIDALDECESPSAVKLVLEALLKCTSGLPIKFLVTSRPDPRIYDKISQNSHPQGMMHLHEIEHSIVRADIELYLKEELSDMAPKESQILQLSNLAGNLFIYAATAVRYIQPDDVFVDSEDRLENVLNTQLASTKRLADLDNLYRAILVTALKNEKLEKEEALRIQLVLWTVVCSREPMDINTVTMLVDKGETKHIFTALKPLRSVLHMSEATGLVSALHASFSDYILNRERANEFFCDKEAHHLVLASRCFDIMSATLRFNICDLASSFVPDSAVPNLEMHATARISSPLFYACRYWGDHFVLASESGKIGQKLSEFLTHRLLFWMEAMNLKNCLKAGLLVLVGAQKRIMTCREYRSCRRSIADAHTFLTRIFCPRSSSVFNNYEGMIQERMNVSGTAMMRRDTAPLAIWSTEHGLNCFVLFPDGTRIASGSSEGTISVWDTANGTLVVGPTEPRGHSVLAIGVSPDGQLIAAGYEDGTVSTWNTTTGSPVSGPFNGHFDSVLAVTFSHDNMRIFSGSRDHTIRIRNAFTGVLTTGPLEGHAGSVHSISVSPDGKLIVSGSADYSIRIWNSIDGTPIGIPLVGHSGTVWSVQFSPDGTSIVSGADDNLVVVWDVSDRQSISVRSKLEGHEEGVVCVGFSPGNEYIVSGSYDGTIRTWDAINGVLISGPFERRNIGFRSVGFSPYGTWFYSGSSDGTICLWDATSRAILDGFPRGHTRSVESVQFSLDGTHIISGSEDHTICVWDSREGNLAVGPFRGHTAGVISTALSPDGTRIVSGAFDRTICIWDSADGRLLLGPFREHKDWVKCVEFSPDGASFVSCSDDGTICVWDTMRGVPLVGPFRQHNSSVRSVGFSPDGACLVSGASDGTICISDSATGKLLHGPFKRHSDWISSVSFSPDGRFIASGAGVKDRTICIWSADGEMLMCGPLRGHEGGVLAVSFSSDSQRIVSSSDDRTIRVWDTQSGDLIFGPLKAHHQSVRSVRFSPDGTRIVTGSRDQTIRIHDIEHSSDHSDALNGIWEITDDGWFKNEKAQLLFWVPPEIRRSFPRPYNPLTIGPEGSIQVDYSRLRLGVNWQECYKPN
- a CDS encoding Retrovirus-related Pol polyprotein from transposon TNT 1-94; this encodes MLVFTINVDGTYKLGLVIKERAQQLGCDYKETFPPVTQSASICLVVGIALQTSLTIYAANFTVAFLNGELKEEICMEQLEGWSALPKDQKSYLKVVQTLYGLGQAGCLWYKCLSTALADLEFVCFNSDNCVFMPRRKDTGLILIAVHVNNLTGATSNDSVWSQFCDELNAKHELKNLGRAKELLGLEITQDSQTGTASITQTRYIEELAKQYNVSHLPPLSLPLLPRQKFSKVQCPTLEEEKVKMKGVPYLALVAR